Proteins encoded together in one Chryseobacterium sp. G0201 window:
- a CDS encoding ATP-binding protein — protein MKRIKEITIKNFKAFQSEQVFSIEGKHVLVYGNNGSGKSSLFWALYTFLQSSTKDDDQVQKYFKKYLESDKGTHQTLRNVFVDAKEDSYIKLTSIDTDTQVEQTFTISHDVINTNNPADTLIQELNLASDFINYKLLQNFYRSSHKQEVNLWPVFERDIFPFLMDGANNWLNDIIKKPTLDVPRSPKGAVASRGRKTKYIEGIDALNVRIQNLLSRIAENANNFLKDHFYEGKDVMRVSLSFEGKFNFDLIKTKIWGDRKQSIREEELQIKLTVDVFDEHYPGNWRRIERVHSFLNEAQLTRIAIGIRVGALRNRPLAAAKFKILVLDDMLLSLDLSNRMDVVRIILNKENKDELKFFDGLQKFIFTHDKGFFNLLRRNTNDEEWVYFDFNKVETSNDAPSIKENLTPLQLAIKNFDQNEFENAGNNLRLEAEAILSSFLDPEMKNMGTGFTTLKNKLNEAYNIVSSDSYLKFKQTFIKSEYDIAKIKKIATDFENDDALDAGDKGRLRTYRNRLLNFFIEMNEKNLSKEKVLHDVEEILDRILNPASHHTDNPLHRAELKDAIERIKDLKEHLDQ, from the coding sequence ATGAAGAGAATCAAGGAAATAACAATTAAGAATTTTAAGGCATTTCAGAGTGAACAGGTTTTTTCAATTGAGGGAAAACATGTGTTAGTTTATGGTAATAACGGCTCTGGCAAATCCTCTTTATTTTGGGCCTTATATACATTTTTGCAAAGTAGTACTAAGGACGATGATCAAGTACAGAAGTATTTTAAGAAATATCTGGAGTCCGACAAAGGAACTCATCAAACATTAAGAAATGTTTTTGTTGACGCAAAAGAGGATTCGTACATAAAATTAACTTCGATAGATACAGACACTCAAGTTGAGCAGACTTTTACGATTTCGCATGACGTTATCAATACGAATAACCCGGCAGATACCCTTATACAAGAGTTAAATTTGGCAAGTGATTTTATCAATTATAAGCTTCTTCAAAATTTTTATCGCTCCTCGCACAAGCAGGAGGTGAATTTGTGGCCAGTATTTGAGCGTGACATTTTTCCCTTCTTGATGGATGGGGCTAATAACTGGCTTAATGACATCATCAAAAAGCCGACGTTGGATGTTCCTCGAAGTCCAAAAGGTGCAGTTGCTTCGCGGGGCAGAAAGACCAAATACATCGAAGGTATCGACGCCCTAAACGTGAGAATCCAAAATTTACTTTCAAGAATAGCAGAGAATGCTAACAATTTTCTAAAAGACCATTTTTACGAAGGTAAAGATGTAATGCGCGTTAGCCTAAGTTTTGAAGGCAAATTTAATTTTGATTTGATCAAAACAAAAATTTGGGGAGACAGAAAACAAAGTATTCGAGAGGAAGAGTTGCAGATTAAATTAACAGTTGATGTTTTTGACGAACATTACCCTGGTAACTGGCGAAGAATTGAGAGAGTTCATTCTTTTTTAAATGAGGCTCAGCTAACAAGGATCGCTATCGGAATACGTGTTGGTGCCCTAAGAAATAGACCTTTGGCGGCTGCCAAATTTAAAATATTAGTGCTTGATGATATGTTGTTAAGCTTAGATTTATCAAACAGGATGGATGTAGTGCGCATTATTCTTAATAAGGAAAATAAAGATGAGTTGAAATTTTTTGATGGACTTCAAAAATTTATTTTTACTCATGATAAAGGTTTCTTTAACCTACTTCGTAGAAATACAAACGATGAAGAGTGGGTCTATTTCGATTTTAATAAAGTAGAGACCAGTAACGATGCCCCATCAATAAAAGAAAATTTAACTCCCCTCCAACTTGCAATTAAAAATTTTGACCAAAATGAGTTTGAAAATGCAGGCAACAATCTACGGTTAGAAGCTGAGGCAATTTTGTCTTCCTTTCTTGATCCAGAAATGAAAAATATGGGTACAGGTTTTACAACTTTAAAAAATAAGTTAAATGAAGCCTATAATATAGTTTCATCTGATAGTTACTTAAAATTTAAACAGACCTTTATTAAGAGTGAATATGACATTGCCAAGATTAAGAAAATTGCTACAGATTTTGAAAACGATGATGCACTGGATGCTGGCGATAAAGGAAGATTGAGGACTTATCGAAACCGTCTTCTTAATTTTTTCATTGAAATGAACGAAAAAAATTTATCTAAAGAGAAAGTTTTGCATGATGTTGAAGAAATTCTTGATAGAATTCTTAATCCAGCTTCTCATCATACAGATAACCCGCTCCATAGAGCGGAATTAAAAGACGCTATTGAAAGAATTAAAGATTTAAAAGAACACTTAGATCAATAA
- a CDS encoding class I SAM-dependent DNA methyltransferase encodes MKSHEIVTSIGLQRAISVDSEFNKLSESQVLVLDQIREFEVDAVYFNTDDAGNSFPAIFVKSVNLFDAKILREIAEAQRKIWNYKKVLFLYVYSEFELRIYNCSDKPLTITQNNFDEEKELQKIEIVRYVFSDSEKLDQLNRLFSMMAIDSGSIWTLEEAEFVRKKINIQKRVDKYLVESLVNTAKQLEDQGLEINLIHRLILRSLFLLYLEDRDATDEKFYSNIMKGAKSFFDILEDTTATYALFQKLDDHFNGNVFSMTDDENISVAQLQLIKKCFISGNDHTPQANLFVNWRLFDFSIIQIELLSEIYENFLFETDPELKKQTGTYYTPPTLVEFILNEQLPVNNGETDYELKILDPTCGSGIFLVESFKRLVKRYENHHKRKLTDFNELKKLLTEHIFGIELHPQAIKVAAFSLYLALVDNLNPKTIWQSKHYRLPNLINNPNDGALKEQGNNLFCRDTIEINPEIESIRFDLVVGNPPFGTDIKSESIRTYCDQHGFAKEMVLPFLHKAASFAPDGKIALIFNTKVLTNTGSNYQNFRRWLFNECYVEKVYNFSILRNAKKNFGGQLFGDATGPISIVYYQKLAPEDPSDKIIYVAPKTYIKSNIIEGLSIDFSDVKHLPREECRKDNTKIWKVAMWGGMSDWQLVERLSSSVYQDIESYNKNYNIQSAVGFQLLTQVKDKPKMSKILTRLPYLDTDLITKYYTPDTVLGNVRNSIKTAKAKDFYTKLYEVQNISQIDQLTSFRRLGDVDAFTNPHILLKKGLEMNTVCATYISKDCSFRDGVYGFYSNIDEVERLHTLMAYFNSSISTYFLFMTISSYGIEREQIMKGEYLSIPINLSKEEDDLIASTSRDIISKLKSKSFLYDYIEEQDIKIQIDFIDQIIFKSFDLTDNEIVVINDAIKFSIDLFHKQEKSHALYQVLQEQITLYSDIISTEINDLLDGQDLFANMTCYNISRYTSLIVTKLTFENVKKDICFSEEYIDDELRRLDNYLWERKSTNIYFRKKLNYKDGRDIFIIRPNQRRFWTQSMALEDASELILEILNGN; translated from the coding sequence ATGAAAAGCCATGAAATTGTAACCTCAATAGGTTTACAGAGAGCGATATCGGTCGATTCGGAATTTAATAAACTTTCCGAAAGTCAGGTTCTTGTTTTAGATCAGATTCGTGAATTTGAAGTTGATGCTGTATACTTTAATACCGATGATGCTGGAAACAGTTTTCCTGCAATCTTCGTAAAAAGTGTTAATTTATTTGATGCCAAGATCTTACGGGAAATAGCGGAAGCACAACGTAAGATTTGGAATTATAAAAAGGTCCTCTTCTTATATGTTTACTCGGAATTTGAGTTGCGTATCTACAACTGTTCTGATAAACCACTCACTATAACGCAAAACAATTTCGACGAAGAAAAAGAACTGCAAAAAATCGAGATTGTTCGTTACGTATTTTCTGACAGCGAAAAATTGGACCAGCTAAATAGACTCTTTTCTATGATGGCAATTGATTCGGGAAGCATATGGACGCTTGAAGAAGCCGAGTTTGTTAGAAAAAAAATCAATATACAAAAGAGGGTTGATAAATACCTCGTGGAAAGCTTGGTAAATACTGCCAAGCAGCTCGAAGACCAAGGGTTGGAGATAAATCTAATTCATAGACTTATTTTACGATCGCTTTTTTTATTGTATCTCGAAGACAGGGATGCAACCGATGAGAAGTTTTACTCCAATATTATGAAAGGAGCTAAATCTTTTTTCGATATTCTTGAAGATACCACAGCAACTTATGCCCTTTTCCAAAAATTGGATGATCATTTCAATGGGAATGTGTTTAGCATGACTGATGATGAGAATATAAGCGTTGCTCAACTCCAACTTATAAAAAAGTGTTTTATAAGTGGTAATGATCACACACCTCAAGCTAACTTATTTGTAAATTGGCGACTATTCGATTTTAGTATTATCCAGATTGAACTTTTAAGCGAAATCTATGAAAATTTTCTTTTCGAGACAGACCCGGAACTAAAAAAACAAACTGGTACATATTACACACCTCCTACCTTGGTTGAGTTTATCCTCAACGAGCAACTGCCTGTAAACAATGGCGAGACAGATTATGAACTTAAAATTCTTGATCCTACATGTGGATCCGGTATTTTTTTGGTTGAAAGCTTTAAGCGTTTGGTCAAGCGTTACGAAAATCACCATAAGCGGAAACTAACTGACTTTAACGAATTGAAGAAACTGCTTACCGAGCATATTTTTGGAATTGAACTTCACCCGCAAGCAATCAAGGTTGCCGCCTTTAGTTTATATCTCGCACTGGTCGATAATCTGAATCCAAAGACCATTTGGCAGAGTAAACATTATAGACTGCCAAACCTTATAAATAATCCTAATGATGGGGCCCTTAAAGAGCAGGGTAATAATCTGTTTTGTAGGGATACCATTGAAATCAACCCCGAAATAGAAAGCATCAGATTTGATTTGGTAGTAGGAAATCCGCCATTTGGCACGGATATAAAATCGGAGTCGATTAGGACATATTGTGATCAACATGGCTTCGCAAAAGAAATGGTTCTGCCTTTTTTGCACAAGGCCGCATCTTTTGCACCTGACGGGAAAATTGCTCTTATCTTCAATACAAAGGTATTGACAAATACAGGTTCTAATTATCAAAATTTCAGACGATGGCTTTTTAATGAATGTTATGTGGAAAAGGTTTATAACTTTTCTATTCTTCGTAATGCCAAAAAAAATTTTGGAGGACAGTTATTTGGAGATGCGACAGGCCCTATAAGTATTGTCTACTACCAAAAGTTAGCGCCTGAGGATCCTTCTGATAAAATAATTTATGTAGCGCCTAAAACATATATCAAGTCCAATATTATCGAAGGATTGAGCATCGATTTTTCAGATGTCAAACATCTTCCACGTGAAGAATGTAGAAAAGATAACACCAAGATATGGAAGGTCGCTATGTGGGGAGGTATGAGTGACTGGCAATTGGTTGAAAGACTAAGTAGTAGCGTGTACCAAGATATCGAATCTTACAACAAGAATTATAATATACAATCAGCTGTTGGGTTTCAGCTTTTAACACAAGTTAAAGATAAGCCCAAGATGTCAAAAATTCTGACCCGGCTACCTTATTTGGATACTGATCTTATCACAAAATATTACACACCCGATACCGTATTGGGTAATGTGAGAAATTCAATAAAGACAGCTAAGGCAAAAGATTTTTACACTAAACTTTACGAAGTACAGAATATTTCGCAGATTGATCAACTTACATCATTCAGAAGACTTGGCGATGTTGATGCATTCACAAATCCGCATATTTTATTAAAAAAAGGACTTGAAATGAATACTGTGTGCGCCACCTATATTAGTAAGGATTGTTCGTTCAGAGATGGGGTATATGGATTCTATTCAAATATTGATGAAGTTGAAAGATTACATACTTTAATGGCTTACTTTAACTCTTCCATAAGCACTTACTTTTTGTTTATGACTATTTCTTCTTACGGTATTGAAAGAGAACAGATAATGAAAGGAGAGTATTTATCAATACCGATTAACCTTAGTAAAGAAGAAGATGATCTAATTGCTAGTACGTCGAGGGATATTATTTCGAAGCTTAAGAGTAAATCTTTCCTATATGATTATATCGAAGAACAAGATATTAAAATTCAAATTGACTTTATTGATCAGATAATTTTTAAGAGTTTCGACCTTACTGATAATGAGATTGTTGTAATCAATGATGCAATAAAATTCAGCATAGATTTGTTTCATAAGCAGGAAAAATCACATGCACTGTATCAAGTTTTGCAGGAGCAGATTACGTTATATTCAGACATTATCAGCACTGAAATAAATGATTTATTGGATGGGCAGGATCTTTTTGCAAATATGACATGCTATAATATAAGCAGATATACGTCTTTAATAGTTACAAAATTGACATTTGAAAATGTGAAAAAAGATATTTGTTTCTCTGAAGAATACATTGACGATGAGCTTCGTAGACTTGATAATTATCTTTGGGAACGGAAATCAACTAATATTTACTTTAGGAAAAAACTCAACTATAAAGATGGAAGGGATATCTTTATAATCCGACCTAACCAGCGCCGTTTCTGGACTCAGTCAATGGCACTAGAAGATGCATCCGAATTAATTTTAGAAATTTTAAACGGCAATTAG
- a CDS encoding MarR family winged helix-turn-helix transcriptional regulator gives MHTDFFIDLLLKVKDFENSKAYKPNCNVEDFRMWLNDKKYTEESPTKLFKNEKHKVFFTENEICKQVLLLSRYSKQLIRKGLGDFPELANEEFTYLYRLKDEPDLTKIQLIERNGHEKQTGTQIIKRLLEYGLIEEKNDNDDKRSKRLNITKKGEEMFHKSVNKVNMTSNILSGKLMDEEKSELFRILKSLNEFHAHIYADYKGADIEEISEVFGL, from the coding sequence ATGCACACTGATTTTTTTATTGATCTTCTTCTTAAGGTAAAGGATTTTGAAAACTCGAAAGCCTATAAGCCTAATTGTAATGTGGAAGATTTCCGAATGTGGCTGAACGACAAAAAATATACAGAAGAAAGCCCTACAAAGCTCTTTAAAAATGAAAAGCATAAAGTTTTTTTTACCGAAAACGAAATCTGCAAACAGGTTTTGCTTTTGAGCAGATATTCCAAACAATTGATAAGGAAAGGTCTGGGAGATTTTCCTGAGCTCGCCAATGAAGAGTTCACTTATCTGTACCGCTTAAAAGATGAGCCAGATCTTACAAAAATCCAGCTTATCGAACGAAACGGACACGAAAAACAAACCGGAACTCAAATCATAAAAAGACTGCTGGAATATGGTCTGATAGAAGAAAAAAATGACAACGACGACAAAAGAAGCAAAAGACTGAACATCACAAAAAAAGGTGAAGAAATGTTTCATAAGTCTGTTAATAAAGTAAATATGACATCAAATATTTTATCCGGAAAATTAATGGATGAAGAGAAAAGTGAGCTTTTTAGAATACTAAAAAGCCTGAACGAATTTCATGCTCATATTTATGCAGATTATAAAGGTGCAGATATAGAAGAGATCAGCGAAGTTTTCGGATTATGA
- a CDS encoding SDR family NAD(P)-dependent oxidoreductase, with protein sequence MKNIIIMGCGQGIGFATAKILSENNNVIGISRTHNPELEKLNIEFHQLDILNGNLDDINFPEVVDGLVYAPGSINLKPFNRLTEDDFKNDFEINVLGAVKCIQKLLPNLKKSESASIVLFSSVAAKLGMPFHASISTSKNAVEGLTKSLAAEFSAQKIRVNAIAPSLTDTHLASQLLSTPEKREASGKRHPLQRVGNAEEMAKITEFLLSADSSWITGQIIGIDGGMGSIKL encoded by the coding sequence ATGAAAAATATAATAATCATGGGTTGCGGACAGGGAATCGGATTTGCCACTGCAAAAATTCTATCGGAAAATAATAACGTTATAGGAATTTCGAGAACTCATAATCCTGAATTGGAAAAACTGAATATTGAATTTCATCAACTGGATATTCTTAACGGAAATCTGGATGACATTAATTTCCCGGAAGTTGTTGATGGTCTTGTTTATGCACCCGGAAGCATTAATCTTAAACCTTTTAATCGATTGACGGAAGATGACTTTAAAAATGATTTCGAAATCAATGTTTTAGGTGCAGTGAAATGTATTCAGAAATTGCTTCCTAATTTGAAAAAGTCAGAAAGTGCTTCTATTGTATTGTTTAGTTCAGTAGCTGCAAAACTGGGAATGCCCTTTCACGCCTCTATTTCAACCAGTAAAAACGCTGTCGAAGGTTTGACGAAAAGTCTTGCAGCTGAATTCTCTGCTCAGAAAATTAGAGTCAATGCGATAGCACCTTCTTTAACAGATACACATCTTGCATCACAACTTTTATCCACTCCGGAAAAACGTGAAGCTTCCGGAAAAAGACATCCTCTGCAAAGAGTTGGAAATGCTGAGGAAATGGCAAAAATAACCGAGTTTTTACTGTCAGCCGATTCTTCTTGGATAACGGGACAAATCATTGGGATTGACGGTGGAATGGGAAGTATTAAACTTTGA
- a CDS encoding TIGR03643 family protein has protein sequence MLKKFRPEQTDRIIEMAWEDRTPFEAIEFQFKIAESEVIELMRTELKPSSFRLWRKRVNSGISKKHLMKRNPEINRFKCSRQRTISHNKISKR, from the coding sequence ATGCTGAAAAAATTTAGACCCGAACAAACAGACCGAATTATCGAAATGGCTTGGGAAGACAGAACGCCTTTTGAGGCCATCGAATTTCAATTTAAAATAGCTGAATCTGAAGTGATTGAATTGATGAGAACCGAACTGAAACCATCAAGTTTTAGGCTTTGGAGAAAAAGAGTGAATTCCGGAATCAGTAAAAAACATCTGATGAAAAGAAACCCGGAAATTAACAGATTTAAATGCAGCAGACAAAGAACAATAAGTCATAATAAAATTTCTAAACGATGA
- a CDS encoding DUF2256 domain-containing protein, with amino-acid sequence MPADLPSKICEVCGLSFNWRKKWKKNWEDVKYCSERCRRNKNLNKNAEKI; translated from the coding sequence ATGCCTGCTGACTTGCCTTCAAAAATCTGCGAAGTTTGTGGATTATCTTTTAACTGGCGTAAAAAGTGGAAGAAAAACTGGGAAGACGTAAAATATTGCAGCGAAAGATGCCGAAGAAATAAAAATCTGAACAAAAATGCTGAAAAAATTTAG
- a CDS encoding ABC1 kinase family protein codes for MKTLNKIPTGKLERTSSLLKAGAKVGVNYIKYYGNKITKDKNEDEALKTLNENNASDIYDSLKELKGSALKVAQMLSMEKNILPQAYVEKFSLSQFSVPPLSGALVKKTFRKYFGKNPEDIFDEFTPESVNAASIGQVHKAKKDNKNFAVKIQYPGVRESISSDLKMVKPIAMKMFNIKKEGSESYFQEVENKLFEETDYDLELKRSQEISEKCSHLPNLQFPKYYPEFSCERIITMDWMTGKHFSEFTKQNNSQENLNKIGQTLWDFYMFQMHILKQVHADPHPGNFLISDDKKLLVIDFGCIKEIPNDFYQPYFELAKNENLNNPEIFREKLYQLEILRSDDSVQEQEFFTKLFYELLELFTRPFNADNFDFSDENFFQEIADLGQRYAKMSDMKGMNTNRGSKHFIYLNRTFFGLYNMMHDLKAKNIEINHYKKFIL; via the coding sequence ATGAAAACACTTAATAAAATTCCGACCGGAAAACTTGAACGAACAAGCAGTTTGCTGAAAGCAGGTGCAAAAGTAGGCGTTAACTACATCAAATATTACGGAAACAAGATTACAAAAGACAAAAACGAAGACGAAGCGCTGAAAACATTAAATGAAAATAATGCTTCAGACATTTACGATTCTCTGAAAGAACTGAAAGGCTCTGCTTTAAAGGTTGCTCAGATGCTGAGCATGGAAAAAAATATCCTTCCGCAGGCTTATGTTGAGAAATTTTCCCTGTCGCAGTTTTCTGTTCCGCCGCTTTCCGGAGCTTTGGTAAAAAAGACTTTCAGAAAATATTTCGGCAAAAATCCGGAAGATATTTTTGATGAATTTACACCAGAATCTGTGAATGCGGCAAGCATCGGTCAGGTTCATAAAGCTAAGAAAGACAATAAAAACTTTGCGGTAAAAATCCAATATCCGGGAGTGAGAGAAAGTATTTCCAGCGATCTGAAAATGGTAAAGCCGATTGCTATGAAAATGTTCAACATCAAAAAAGAAGGTTCCGAATCTTATTTTCAGGAAGTAGAAAATAAACTGTTTGAGGAAACCGATTATGATCTTGAACTTAAAAGAAGTCAGGAAATTTCTGAAAAATGCAGCCATCTCCCGAATCTTCAGTTTCCGAAATATTACCCTGAATTTTCTTGCGAAAGAATCATCACAATGGATTGGATGACCGGAAAACATTTTTCTGAATTCACCAAACAAAATAATTCTCAGGAAAACCTTAACAAAATCGGGCAGACACTTTGGGATTTTTATATGTTCCAGATGCATATTTTAAAGCAGGTTCACGCCGATCCTCATCCCGGAAATTTCTTGATTTCGGATGATAAAAAACTATTGGTCATTGATTTTGGATGTATCAAAGAAATTCCGAACGATTTCTATCAACCTTATTTTGAATTAGCTAAAAATGAGAATTTGAATAATCCTGAGATTTTTAGGGAAAAATTATATCAGCTTGAGATTTTAAGATCTGATGATTCAGTTCAGGAGCAGGAATTTTTCACCAAATTATTCTATGAGCTTTTAGAATTGTTTACCAGACCATTTAATGCTGATAATTTTGACTTTTCTGATGAAAATTTCTTTCAGGAAATTGCCGATCTCGGACAACGTTATGCTAAAATGAGCGATATGAAAGGAATGAATACCAATCGAGGTTCAAAGCATTTCATTTATCTCAACCGAACGTTTTTCGGATTGTATAACATGATGCACGATTTGAAAGCGAAAAATATTGAAATTAATCATTATAAAAAATTCATCCTGTAA
- a CDS encoding TetR family transcriptional regulator C-terminal domain-containing protein translates to MEKENLITEEKIFELYGDYILNHGERPKNIYIFAKDNEFEEIDFYNHFSSFEQIEKLMLVNLFNKSVELASEVNSSDEMTSKEKLLNVYFIFFENMTMNRSLVLMILGNDKLRAAKISNQLKETHRNFIKTLDFNDWEIIEKSKDNIRNFHEKAREEALWLHLVSAIEFWKKDTSPSFEKTDIYIEKTIDTGFELMDNEPLRKVLDLGKFLFKENFKKK, encoded by the coding sequence ATGGAAAAAGAAAATTTGATAACAGAAGAAAAAATATTCGAACTGTACGGTGATTATATACTGAATCACGGTGAAAGACCAAAGAACATCTACATATTTGCGAAAGACAACGAGTTTGAAGAAATAGATTTTTACAATCATTTTTCAAGCTTCGAGCAGATAGAAAAACTGATGCTAGTCAATCTTTTTAATAAGTCAGTTGAACTTGCTTCGGAAGTCAATAGTTCAGATGAAATGACCTCGAAAGAAAAATTACTGAATGTTTATTTCATCTTTTTTGAAAATATGACGATGAACAGATCTTTGGTATTAATGATTTTAGGAAATGATAAATTACGCGCTGCGAAAATCTCAAACCAGCTGAAGGAAACGCACCGAAATTTCATCAAAACATTAGATTTTAACGATTGGGAAATTATAGAAAAATCTAAGGATAATATAAGAAACTTTCACGAAAAAGCTAGAGAAGAAGCTTTATGGCTACATTTGGTTTCTGCCATCGAGTTTTGGAAAAAAGATACTTCGCCTTCATTCGAAAAAACGGATATCTATATCGAAAAAACAATTGATACAGGATTTGAATTGATGGATAACGAACCTTTGCGAAAAGTTTTGGATCTCGGAAAATTTTTATTTAAAGAAAATTTCAAAAAAAAATAA
- the ribA gene encoding GTP cyclohydrolase II, with product MLKIQAQSNIPTDFGMFKVYAFSESENDWNPHLVWVADKTDFNDIVNVRFHSECITGEVFHSRKCECGQQLDAAMKFVSENGGIIIYLRQEGRNIGIINKLKAYALQEEGLDTVEANLRLGLPADGRDFGVAIEMLKILTISKVNLLTNNPEKLKSLDNSGILLNKRIPLEIDSNATNESYLTIKKNYFGHLLEKI from the coding sequence ATGTTGAAAATACAAGCTCAATCTAATATACCTACAGATTTTGGAATGTTTAAAGTTTATGCTTTTTCTGAAAGTGAAAATGACTGGAATCCTCATTTGGTGTGGGTTGCAGATAAAACAGATTTTAATGATATCGTCAATGTGCGTTTCCATTCAGAATGCATTACGGGAGAAGTTTTTCATTCCAGAAAATGCGAATGCGGACAGCAATTGGATGCCGCAATGAAATTTGTTTCGGAAAACGGAGGAATTATTATCTACCTTAGACAGGAAGGAAGAAATATTGGAATTATAAACAAATTGAAAGCGTATGCCCTTCAGGAAGAAGGTCTTGATACCGTAGAAGCGAATCTGAGATTAGGCCTTCCCGCAGACGGAAGAGATTTTGGTGTAGCCATTGAAATGCTTAAAATACTTACAATCTCAAAGGTGAATTTGTTAACCAATAATCCTGAAAAATTAAAATCTCTTGACAATAGCGGTATTTTGCTTAATAAAAGAATTCCTCTGGAAATAGATTCTAACGCAACGAATGAATCTTATCTTACGATAAAGAAAAATTATTTTGGACATCTTTTAGAAAAGATATAA
- a CDS encoding 4'-phosphopantetheinyl transferase family protein — protein sequence MIVLYTFINEFKHKHLLDKYLHVFCEDFQNKIQKHRRWQDAQLSLLGRVLLNYGLSNYYYINETNIHLSTDNKPFLKEQNIHFNISHSNNLVVCAIGDFPIGIDVEFLDEKIDYLDFQSQMTIVEFYEIHHSRDKTKSLFTYWTKKEAVIKADGRGLQIPLDSFEVLKNECLIDNEKFFVKEIFIHKNFVSHIASNNIDILNKTILFEEFYY from the coding sequence ATGATAGTTTTATATACATTTATTAATGAATTTAAACATAAACATTTATTAGATAAGTATTTACATGTATTCTGTGAAGATTTCCAAAATAAAATCCAGAAGCACAGAAGATGGCAAGATGCTCAATTGTCTTTATTGGGAAGAGTTCTTCTAAATTACGGATTAAGTAATTATTATTATATAAATGAAACCAATATTCATCTGTCAACTGATAATAAACCATTTTTAAAAGAACAAAATATTCATTTTAATATATCACATTCAAACAATTTGGTAGTATGTGCCATAGGCGATTTTCCAATAGGAATTGATGTGGAGTTTTTGGATGAAAAAATTGATTATCTGGATTTTCAATCACAAATGACTATTGTAGAGTTTTATGAAATACATCATTCGAGAGACAAAACTAAAAGTTTGTTTACTTATTGGACAAAGAAAGAAGCAGTTATAAAAGCTGATGGAAGAGGTTTACAGATCCCATTAGATTCGTTTGAAGTCTTGAAAAATGAATGTTTGATTGATAATGAAAAGTTTTTTGTTAAAGAAATTTTTATTCATAAAAATTTTGTTAGTCATATTGCTTCCAATAACATCGATATTTTGAACAAAACAATTCTTTTTGAAGAATTTTATTACTGA